One Equus caballus isolate H_3958 breed thoroughbred chromosome 14, TB-T2T, whole genome shotgun sequence DNA segment encodes these proteins:
- the IL9 gene encoding interleukin-9: MLLVVVLASALLLCSVAGQGCSTMAGIMDVKYLIDNLQEHPPSKCSCSTNVTDCLCLPIPSDDCTTACFQEGLSQMTNTTVKTRFALIFNRVKKTVAALKNNKCQLFSCEQPCNQTTRGNTVTFLKSLLEIFQKKRIRDAETQIGRV, from the exons ATGCTTCTGGTCGTGGTCCTtgcttctgccctcctcctctgctctgtggCTGGCCAGGGGTGCTCCACCATGGCAGGAATCATGGATGTCAAGTACCTCATCGACAACCTACAG GAGCACCCACCTTCAAAATGCAGCTGCAGCACCAAT GTGACCGATTGTTTGTGTCTGCCCATTCCTTCT GACGACTGCACCACAGCATGCTTCCAGGAGGGTCTGTCACAGATGACCAACACCACAGTGAAAACAAGATTCGCCCTGATTTTCAACCGGGTGAAAAAAACAGTTGCAGCCCTAAAGAACAACAAGTGTCAG TTGTTTTCCTGTGAACAGCCATGCAACCAAACCACAAGAGGCAACACAGTGACATTTCTGAAGAGTCTTCTggaaattttccagaaaaaaaggaTCAGAGATGCAGAGACCCAGATAGGCAGAGTATGA